The Bacteroidota bacterium genome contains a region encoding:
- a CDS encoding VOC family protein, with translation MIKTQRLDHIAITVKDVQKTIQWYSEIIGLERVHSDMWDGVPAFMVANGSGLAIFPANESLEDSGPAKEKYDVKHFAFRVDKENFERAKKIYKEKNLEHNIEDHEICYSIYTKDPDGYIVELTTYEI, from the coding sequence ATGATAAAAACACAGAGGCTTGACCACATTGCAATAACAGTTAAAGACGTGCAGAAAACAATTCAGTGGTATTCCGAAATTATAGGACTCGAGAGAGTTCATTCAGATATGTGGGACGGAGTGCCGGCATTTATGGTCGCTAACGGCAGCGGACTTGCAATATTTCCTGCGAATGAATCACTGGAAGATTCAGGACCTGCGAAAGAAAAATATGACGTGAAACACTTTGCTTTCAGAGTTGATAAAGAAAACTTTGAGAGAGCGAAGAAAATTTATAAAGAAAAAAACTTAGAGCATAATATTGAAGACCATGAGATATGTTATTCAATATATACAAAAGATCCTGACGGCTACATAGTAGAACTTACTACTTATGAGATTTAA
- a CDS encoding S-adenosylmethionine:tRNA ribosyltransferase-isomerase, producing MNPKEIEIKDYDYDLPVERIASYPLPQRDESKLLVYRNEKIEESVFKNISQFIPEDTILIFNDSKVVKARILIEDSAGHKIEIFCLEPLQPSREFQMAFAATKKCKWLCMVGNAKKWKEDVIIQNFFTKGKVVELRVKKSAPANGVYEIEFEWNPIELTFSEVLMRVGHIPLPPYIKRADQRSDAERYQTVYANMEGSVAAPTAGLHFTQEVLDELKAKGVDEEFVTLHVGAGTFQPVKGEKIGEHNMHGEKFFVSRGLIEKLLNKGDKKIIAAGTTSARTIESLFWLGIKLIENSSVQINNLRISQWEAYENKDARKYTMEDAMRSLADYMNFNEIDTLECETEIIITPGYDFKIINGLITNFHQPKSTLLLLIAAFTKGKWKDIYDYAMKNDFRFLSYGDSSLLLNF from the coding sequence ATTAACCCAAAAGAGATTGAAATAAAAGATTACGATTACGACTTACCTGTTGAAAGAATTGCAAGCTATCCTTTACCGCAAAGAGATGAATCGAAGCTTTTAGTTTACAGAAATGAAAAAATAGAAGAATCCGTTTTCAAAAATATTTCACAATTTATTCCTGAAGATACAATTTTAATTTTCAACGATTCAAAAGTTGTTAAGGCAAGAATATTAATTGAAGACTCTGCAGGACATAAGATAGAAATTTTCTGTCTTGAGCCGCTGCAGCCATCGCGCGAATTCCAGATGGCATTCGCCGCAACTAAAAAATGCAAGTGGCTTTGCATGGTTGGAAATGCAAAGAAATGGAAAGAAGATGTAATCATTCAGAATTTTTTTACAAAAGGAAAAGTTGTAGAGCTCCGCGTAAAAAAATCCGCTCCCGCAAACGGAGTGTACGAAATTGAATTTGAATGGAATCCGATAGAGCTTACTTTCAGTGAAGTATTAATGAGAGTGGGGCACATTCCGCTTCCTCCCTATATTAAAAGAGCAGATCAAAGGTCAGATGCAGAACGATATCAGACGGTTTATGCGAACATGGAGGGCTCCGTTGCCGCCCCTACTGCAGGACTTCATTTCACACAGGAAGTACTTGACGAATTAAAAGCAAAAGGAGTTGATGAAGAATTTGTAACACTGCATGTAGGCGCAGGGACATTTCAGCCTGTTAAGGGTGAGAAAATAGGCGAGCACAATATGCATGGAGAAAAATTCTTTGTAAGCAGAGGACTGATAGAAAAATTATTAAATAAAGGTGATAAAAAAATTATTGCTGCAGGAACAACATCAGCAAGAACAATTGAATCTTTATTCTGGCTTGGAATAAAGCTGATTGAAAACTCAAGCGTGCAGATAAATAATCTGAGAATCTCTCAATGGGAAGCTTATGAAAACAAAGATGCAAGAAAATATACAATGGAAGATGCAATGCGTTCACTTGCAGATTATATGAACTTCAATGAAATAGATACGCTTGAGTGTGAAACGGAAATTATCATTACTCCGGGATATGATTTTAAAATAATCAACGGGCTTATAACAAACTTCCACCAGCCGAAAAGCACTCTGCTTTTATTAATAGCTGCATTTACAAAAGGAAAATGGAAAGATATTTATGATTACGCCATGAAAAATGATTTCAGATTTCTCAGCTACGGCGATAGCTCACTACTCTTAAATTTTTAA
- a CDS encoding M1 family metallopeptidase — MKYFSICISGLVPLFIILFIGEINAQSNLYMPKEFIIAHEKNTRSSDGRPGANYWQNKSDYKISVEVEPKTRNVKGKETIYYQNNSPDTLKRIYFRMYQDLYKPNTSRDRSVPAKELTDGVLLHSIKIDNKSIPEKSISRFETLMVISLDNPVLPYSSVQVNADWSFTIPNGTSIRMGTKDSTTFMIAYWYPQIAVYDDISGWDELLYNGNTEFYNDFNNYDVEIKVPYDFNVWGTGMLQNPEEVLSSSVLNKMNEAKKSDNIINLIDSNNILAKNYYNKNTGYNIWKFKAENVTDFVFATSDHSLWDATSAEVEPGRRVFISSVYNMDSKYFYSVDKIARDAVLFFSNEFPAVPFPFPSLTIFNGQQRGGMEFPMFVNDRSSRTYNDAVDVTTHEITHQYFPFYMGINEKKYTWMEEGMAQMIPEDLQDRLSENTNKRKSNTARYQFFAGSELEASMMTTAYLLKGDAFSSNAYFKSSVIYNLLRDYFGKEKYISLMKEYMNRWNGKHPTPYDFFNTFNEASGENLNWFWQPWFFDKGFPDLSVKEVKKGSTKSIIVIKNNGTLPLPIELTINYFDGSSDKIIKKMDIWKKGEKEIEVIDESGKDISQIKLGSDLIPDIDPSGNIYKPEN, encoded by the coding sequence ATGAAATATTTCTCAATCTGCATCTCTGGTCTTGTACCCCTCTTTATCATCCTGTTCATAGGAGAAATTAACGCTCAGTCAAATCTTTACATGCCGAAGGAATTCATTATCGCGCATGAAAAGAACACTCGTTCATCTGACGGCAGACCGGGAGCAAATTACTGGCAGAATAAATCAGATTATAAAATTTCAGTAGAAGTTGAACCTAAGACAAGAAATGTAAAAGGCAAAGAGACGATTTATTATCAGAATAATTCGCCGGACACGTTAAAGAGAATATATTTCAGAATGTATCAGGACTTGTATAAGCCAAATACGAGCAGGGACAGGTCAGTTCCCGCAAAAGAACTAACGGACGGAGTTTTGCTGCACTCAATTAAGATAGATAACAAATCCATACCTGAGAAAAGTATTTCAAGATTTGAAACACTGATGGTTATAAGTTTAGATAATCCTGTGCTGCCGTACAGTTCAGTGCAGGTTAATGCTGACTGGAGCTTTACTATTCCAAACGGGACAAGTATTCGTATGGGTACAAAGGATTCTACAACATTTATGATTGCTTACTGGTATCCTCAGATTGCAGTTTACGACGATATAAGCGGTTGGGATGAACTGCTATACAACGGAAATACAGAATTTTATAATGACTTCAATAATTATGACGTTGAAATAAAAGTCCCATATGATTTTAATGTCTGGGGAACAGGCATGCTGCAAAATCCCGAAGAGGTTTTAAGCAGCTCTGTTTTAAATAAAATGAACGAAGCAAAAAAATCAGATAATATTATTAACCTAATTGATTCCAACAACATTCTCGCTAAAAATTATTACAATAAGAATACAGGATATAACATCTGGAAATTTAAAGCAGAGAACGTAACTGATTTTGTTTTTGCTACTAGTGACCATTCTCTTTGGGATGCAACAAGCGCTGAAGTTGAACCGGGAAGAAGAGTATTCATCTCCTCCGTTTACAATATGGATTCAAAATATTTTTACTCAGTTGATAAAATTGCCAGAGATGCAGTATTATTTTTTTCAAACGAATTCCCTGCAGTTCCTTTTCCTTTCCCGTCGCTTACAATTTTCAACGGGCAGCAAAGAGGAGGAATGGAATTTCCTATGTTTGTAAATGACCGCTCATCAAGAACGTACAACGATGCAGTAGATGTTACAACTCACGAAATAACACATCAGTATTTTCCGTTTTATATGGGTATAAACGAAAAGAAATATACCTGGATGGAAGAAGGAATGGCGCAGATGATTCCTGAAGATTTGCAGGACAGACTTTCTGAAAATACAAACAAAAGAAAATCCAATACAGCAAGATATCAGTTTTTTGCAGGAAGCGAGCTGGAAGCTTCAATGATGACAACAGCATATTTATTGAAAGGTGATGCCTTTTCTTCTAATGCTTATTTTAAATCTTCCGTTATATATAATCTGCTGAGAGATTATTTCGGCAAGGAAAAATATATTTCACTGATGAAAGAATATATGAACAGGTGGAATGGAAAGCATCCCACTCCTTATGATTTTTTTAACACGTTCAATGAAGCTTCGGGAGAGAATTTAAACTGGTTCTGGCAGCCCTGGTTTTTCGATAAAGGTTTCCCTGATTTATCTGTAAAAGAAGTAAAGAAAGGAAGTACAAAAAGCATTATTGTTATAAAAAATAACGGAACACTTCCGCTTCCGATTGAACTCACTATTAATTATTTTGACGGAAGCAGTGATAAGATCATAAAAAAGATGGATATATGGAAAAAGGGCGAAAAGGAAATAGAAGTAATTGATGAATCAGGAAAAGATATTTCACAGATAAAATTGGGTAGTGACTTAATTCCTGATATTGATCCGTCAGGTAATATTTACAAACCGGAAAATTGA
- a CDS encoding DMT family protein, with protein sequence MNVLTTVLLLIASNTFMNFAWYGHLKKMDYPIWKAVLISWGIAFFEYSLMVPANRLGFQTLSLFQLKILQEIITISVFVLIAVLYFKEDFKWNYIVAFGFIIGAVFFVFYDFKTA encoded by the coding sequence ATGAATGTTCTCACAACTGTACTCCTTCTCATTGCTTCAAATACATTTATGAATTTTGCATGGTACGGACATCTGAAAAAAATGGATTATCCTATATGGAAGGCAGTGCTTATCAGCTGGGGGATTGCATTCTTTGAGTATTCACTGATGGTGCCGGCAAACAGACTTGGATTTCAGACTCTCTCGCTCTTTCAATTGAAAATTCTTCAGGAGATTATTACAATTTCTGTCTTTGTACTAATTGCGGTTTTATATTTTAAAGAGGATTTTAAATGGAATTACATCGTTGCGTTCGGATTTATTATCGGTGCTGTCTTCTTCGTTTTTTATGATTTTAAAACTGCTTAA
- a CDS encoding SAM-dependent methyltransferase produces MNFAGINFDKEYWEERFVKNETKWDIGYISTPLKEYFDQLTNKDLKILIPGSGNGYEAEYLYNLGFKNIFIVEWSDTAIQNFIQRFPDFPSENIFQDDFFNHTGKYDLIIEQTFFCALHPSQRENYVKKTFELLSENGKLSGLLFGTEFTNPGPPFGGTKNEYVKLFEPYFDFKYFDDCYNSIPPREGSELFINLIKKENLV; encoded by the coding sequence ATGAATTTTGCAGGAATAAACTTTGATAAAGAATACTGGGAAGAACGATTTGTAAAAAATGAAACGAAATGGGATATAGGTTATATATCTACTCCCCTAAAAGAGTACTTTGACCAGCTGACAAATAAAGATTTAAAGATACTCATTCCCGGAAGCGGTAACGGATATGAAGCAGAGTACTTATACAACCTTGGCTTCAAAAATATTTTTATAGTTGAATGGTCAGATACAGCCATTCAAAATTTTATTCAGCGCTTTCCGGACTTTCCTTCAGAAAATATTTTTCAGGATGATTTCTTTAATCATACCGGAAAATATGATTTAATTATCGAGCAGACTTTCTTCTGCGCGCTTCATCCTTCACAAAGAGAAAATTATGTTAAGAAAACCTTTGAATTGCTTTCAGAGAATGGCAAGTTATCAGGGTTATTATTTGGCACGGAATTCACAAATCCGGGTCCTCCTTTCGGCGGTACAAAAAATGAATACGTGAAACTATTTGAACCTTATTTCGATTTTAAATATTTTGATGATTGTTACAATTCAATTCCTCCACGTGAAGGTTCTGAATTGTTCATCAATTTAATTAAAAAAGAAAATCTTGTATGA
- a CDS encoding AAA family ATPase, which produces MIKNNYFILTGAMGAGKSAVLNEIKKQNYICIDEPARIVLKEQREINGEGVPEKNATVFNQLMLDKMISQYKTNININEPVIFDRGIADIIAYSQLLNTNEDESTKSAKEYRYNKNVFMFNGWNEIYTTDDERIIGFDEANNFGLTLKRIYESLDYQIIEVPFTTIDKRGKFIISKINEILR; this is translated from the coding sequence GTGATTAAAAATAATTACTTCATTCTTACGGGCGCAATGGGAGCAGGGAAGTCTGCCGTTTTAAATGAAATTAAAAAACAAAATTATATATGCATTGATGAACCTGCAAGGATAGTTTTAAAAGAGCAGAGGGAAATTAACGGAGAAGGAGTGCCTGAAAAAAATGCTACGGTGTTTAATCAATTGATGCTGGACAAAATGATATCTCAATACAAAACGAATATTAATATAAATGAACCTGTAATTTTTGACAGAGGTATTGCAGATATTATTGCTTACTCTCAGTTATTAAATACAAACGAAGACGAAAGCACAAAATCTGCTAAGGAGTACAGATACAACAAAAATGTTTTTATGTTTAACGGCTGGAATGAAATTTATACAACGGATGATGAAAGAATTATCGGCTTTGACGAAGCTAATAATTTCGGATTAACATTGAAAAGAATTTATGAAAGTTTGGATTACCAAATAATAGAAGTGCCGTTTACCACTATAGATAAACGTGGTAAATTTATTATCAGCAAAATTAATGAAATTCTAAGATAA